The genome window acatGTCCCCACATATCTGTAtctccatgtgtgtgtgcgtgtgtgaatgtatgtgtgtgtgtgtgtgtgtgcgtgtgcattGTGATGAACGTTATCCATAGTATGTCTCATTTGCCATTTTGATAGTGATTATCTGAAATTATTTTACCACTCTCGCCCGCATGGGATCAGTTTACACTTTCCTCTAAAtacgaaaaaacaaacaacataaaCTTTATTAGTCACATACTCACGCACAtgtgtactatatatacctaaatatatataataatgtatGAATTGtgtatttacttaaattaaacaaaaagtaCTATTTTatgtcaattttaaataaaagccaaagaaaACCAGAAGATTGCAGTgtcagttttattttaagcagGAGATATTAAAACTGTTCCTAATTTGTACTCTGCATACAACCGGCAAAGGTTTAAAACTGTTCAAATTTTCAACTCTTCTCACAATACAACCGGCAAAGCATTACAACTGTTCCTAATTTATACTCTTCACAAGACCAGCAAAACTGTTCCTCTGTTTACAAAAGGCATTAAACTGTTCCCTATTGTAACAGACGTAAAACGTTTTCTATTCGTCGTGAATTACATTGATTTCTCAtcaacttataaataaataataacagtattgattatatatttgtaatggTTTAGCGTTaactctttatttttaatattttgtcaATTAACTCTAATAGTTATTAAACTATGCTCGTTCAGCTCAACTGAGTCATTTCatgcaatagcagcagcaaagtgaACAGTTGTTTCGCTTTTCTGTTCCCAAGCGACGTCATGCTAGTCAAGTGCACAACCAAGGTGTTGGCACTCGCTATgggcgagagagcgagagcataAAAGCTCTGAACTGCGCATACAACTTAAAGTTTAGCAAAGCCAGCTGAGCTGtctgttgtttttatttgattctCGCGGCTCGCCgcagctgtcgctgtcgctgctgttgttgtttttgctgtttaactaccaacaatggcagcaacagcaacaacggagCGAATGAATTTTGAATGAGGTTCGCGCTGCGATGGCTGATGCCGATGGCTGAGATTCCAATTCGACACACAATCGAAATCGGTTGGGCTATTGGATATGCGATGTATGAACACTGCGtgcatgtgtctgtgtgtgtgtgtgtgtctgtttgtatttctgtttttgtgtGATTGTGTAGGGCTGTGGTGCCGGTTGTTGgggctttgcttttgctgacaGACTGGCTAATCAGTTAGTCTGTTTTTTATTCTTGGCCGGCATGGAGCGTTGACGCTTTATGCCGCAAGAAAAGCCAACAACGCATCGTAGAAGTTCGCTTTACCCCTCACGTGCTCCACCGCACCGCTGCTCCTCACTAAGTGTTGTCGCAATCGTAGCCGTTTTTAGACGCGTCGCGACTCGCGCGTATTCTGCGTCAGCGTCGCCGCTGGCAGCGACGTCAGCGTCAACGTCCGCTTCGCATTGTCGCTGTCGAATTTGATTGTTGTTCTTTGCGGTGACTGTgcgtgtcagtgtgtgtgtgtgtagaataCTGTGAGCATCTGAGACGATCGCAACTTGTGCGAGtgtttatctatttaataaaGCTGACGCCGCCTTGGACTGTGACGTCACACACGCTTGGAATTAAGATTTCACTCCTAAGAATTACCACACCTTACTTTAAGTTTTAACTCCCCCGCCTTTTACAAGCGTAGCGTATTTAATTGTGCAATTAgcaaaagagcaacaaaatgtGGGCGACGCTCGTGGCGATCATTGCCGCCATTAGCGTAGTAGGAACAGTTGTTGCAGtgacagaaacaacaacaacaacagcaggaacAACAGCGAAGACACCAACCAATACAGCATCAGTAAATACAACAACCAGTTCAACTGTTCCTGCCAAATACCCTTGCGCCTTCTCGGACACTGTGAACATTACAGACTCGCAGCGTCTCCAGGATGGCTCCTATGCCCATGAAGGCATCGTGATACCCGCTTACCTGGTTGCCATCTACAATTTCAAGGTGATCGATGGTGTCGAATATCGTGCCCCAAAACATGTGCGTGGTTGCATCTGCCTCATCAAACCCTGCATCACCTTCTGCTGTCCCTTGGGCGAGCATTTCAATGCCAAGAGTGGGAATTGTACAGCTCCATTGCAACCCAGACCACCGAGCACACTTGTCGAGTTAACCGACTCCTATGGCAACATCAGTCATGTGAAGATCATCGATCGATTTGTGGTACGCACTCAGCTGGGATGTCGCAACAAGTTTGTGGACAAGAAGCACGATTCCTTCTGGCAATGGAATCTCTTTGAGAATGGCACTTTGTTGAGGGATGATCGACTGTGGAGCACAGATGAATATTGCTTCACTTCGTTGGAGCATCAACCAGCTGCCTGGGAGTTAGTTCCCCTCAACTGTGAACGCTTTCAGCGAGGCTATCGCGTTTGGATCTATGCCATCTGTAAGTTTTGAATTCCGTTTAGAATGGTTGGAATCCCCGCTAATCTGATCTGTTTTGCAGGCAGCATTATTGCTATACTgatcaacatttttatactcTCTCTACTGGGTTGCATTAATACGGCAAGGAAAAGTCACTATGGCCAGTTGATTATCTACTATCTGCTCTCGGTGATTGCGGGTTATTCGCTTCTAGTCTACTTAACTTTAAAGAATCCCGTGAAATTATCCCATGAAGCGTGTCGCAATATTGGTGAGTCTTGACTTTGACTATTCTTCTCTTTATTTGTGCTAATTTGTTGCTCTTCTTTGCAGGTTTCTTGGCTTACTTTTTCATCATGCTGTCCTTTGTCTACTTGGCCATTTGCAGCTTTGATTTCATGCTCAAGTTCCGCAAGAAATCCATGCGCAATTGGGTTCGCACTTTGATCTACTTTCTAGCCATAGTCTTCGTGATTATTCTACGGTTTGCAGTGTCCTTTGCACAGGACTCTAATTTGCCAAAGCATTTCAAACCCGGTATTGGCGAGGACTATTGCTGGTTCGATGGTAAGTTTTGAcagtttaatttgtatttttgtaatgtattgttaaatatttaaatcttcttttaagaatttttatcAATTCTAAAATCTTGCTTTAAgaatttttctaaatttgcAATCCTTTTTAAGCATTTCttttaaatggaaaaattcTCAAAATTAAGATTTATAATGAAGCTTTGTTCATCATATTTTTCTCAGTTTCAATAATACCTATTAGTTTTACTTCTATATagattaatatattaaatttgtatttaagaaCATGCAGagcatttatatttcatattgtaGCCATAATTTTGTAGATCATTTTGTATCAAAAATCGTGTTTTTCCACCTTATTCATTTTtgttaatgaatttattgcgTTGATCGTGTGACTATTTGCTCGACATTTTATTGAACGATTTATGACTTCATATAGCATCAATTAATTTGATGATGTGtataacattttgttaaatgGTCAACAAGCTGATGTGcaacatatttcatttgttttttgtgtaaaattttaatttattctatCTATTCTGGTTTTTTATCTTTTGATCTTTGACATTGTTTCTTATTGTTTGTtatgatatattgatatttagATATACAATTAATTAGCATGTTTCTTTAGATGTCTCAActgtgaaattatttattttgcttctcaCTTTCGATATaggaatttcatttatttttaaatcatgTGACTTGTATACactaaaatgatttttttttataattgtaaatattggTTAGATAATTACCAAATAATTCCaaagaattataaaaaagaatttcagtattatatacattttttctttagATGTTAAACAggtttatatttttgtttgtttgtccgTTTCAATGtagaaatttctttatttttaaatttttttaaattgttgttaattaaatgtagtGCTTTGTATAGTGATCAgtagtttattaatttatatatgtatatatttatatataattttcaaagcTTATATTTCtctgatttaaatatttcataatcaATTACCACATTTCAACAAATATCTTACATAGTTATTTGTTTCTAAGTTTCATATGATTGAtatagaaattgaatttatctttaaattatttgactTGTCTAAATTGCAATGCAAAGCTTTGTTAAATTGATcagttatataaattttaataatttcatttaattatatataaaattctttttctaccttaatttatgattttattttcatattatctcctctcttttttttcagtGCGTCTCTGGGGCATATTGATCTATTATTATGTGCCCATTTTACTGCTGCTGATCTTCAGTCTTTACTGCTGTTTCCAGACGTACTCAGCGACCTTCGAGTTGGACCCTGACACACAATATCTTGAGGGAGTCCAACTGCGCATCATGAAGATTCAGTAAGTTAAAGAAACAAGATCCGTAAACCAAGTCTTCATCTTTTTGATCTTCCTTAGTTTCTACGCCTTCACTGGTTATTTGGTAGGCGTCTTTGCTGTTTGGTTGCGTGAGATGATCGTCTATATCTTGGCTCGAGTCAGGGAACATTTCTTCATCATCGATTTCTGGAGTGGCATCTGCATTCTGGTGCTGGCCATAGCTGGATTTATACTGCTGCTGGGCAAGAATATGCACGTGAAAACTTGGTGGTCCATCAATGTGtaagtttttatacccgcgACTCATAGAAGAGTATTCTAACTTTATGACTAGaggaaatgtatgcaacaaCCATAATGCGATAgcttaaagtaataatatattaatatatgatACTAAACATggaatttgatatattttagtattatctcagtatattaatttggtatgcaCCAGACAGAATAAGACAGCGTAAAATGAtggaatattgatataccaaatacttattagattaatataccatatgcgaatttgatatattttagtatttgttcggtatattgattatGTATGCAACAGGTAGAATGAGAGAGCGTTACggaatagtatatcaatataccaaatatgaaatttggtatcttttagtatattgatttagtatgCAAAAATCAGAATGAGACAGCGTATcctaatagtatatcaatatactaaatacgtAATTCGGTATTTGTgtacatatttagtattttagtacatatttatttaaatttagtatttttcggtatactaATATGGTGTATACTTTGGGAGATTTTAGTtccttttggtatatttatttggtatgcAAAATGCAGAATGAGTCAGTGTATCTTAAGAGTATAtcattatactaaatatgtaattcggtatattttagtacttttttggtatttttatttgttatatcgtaAGAATGTTTTACTCTCAGTAGAGTGAAGCTTTCttgttatttctttataattcAATCAAACTAATCTCAACTTGCAGCGAATCCAGTCAGACCGACTTGAGCATTATAAATGCGCGTGTTTACAAATTCGACGAGAAGGGCGATCTGAAGAATCCAGGTAAGTGAGGGGAGAAGGGAGAATTCAT of Drosophila nasuta strain 15112-1781.00 chromosome 3, ASM2355853v1, whole genome shotgun sequence contains these proteins:
- the LOC132792295 gene encoding probable G-protein coupled receptor Mth-like 9, coding for MWATLVAIIAAISVVGTVVAVTETTTTTAGTTAKTPTNTASVNTTTSSTVPAKYPCAFSDTVNITDSQRLQDGSYAHEGIVIPAYLVAIYNFKVIDGVEYRAPKHVRGCICLIKPCITFCCPLGEHFNAKSGNCTAPLQPRPPSTLVELTDSYGNISHVKIIDRFVVRTQLGCRNKFVDKKHDSFWQWNLFENGTLLRDDRLWSTDEYCFTSLEHQPAAWELVPLNCERFQRGYRVWIYAICSIIAILINIFILSLLGCINTARKSHYGQLIIYYLLSVIAGYSLLVYLTLKNPVKLSHEACRNIGFLAYFFIMLSFVYLAICSFDFMLKFRKKSMRNWVRTLIYFLAIVFVIILRFAVSFAQDSNLPKHFKPGIGEDYCWFDVRLWGILIYYYVPILLLLIFSLYCCFQTYSATFELDPDTQYLEGVQLRIMKIHFYAFTGYLVGVFAVWLREMIVYILARVREHFFIIDFWSGICILVLAIAGFILLLGKNMHVKTWWSINVESSQTDLSIINARVYKFDEKGDLKNPDSPYRPTVTSL